Proteins from a genomic interval of Diprion similis isolate iyDipSimi1 chromosome 10, iyDipSimi1.1, whole genome shotgun sequence:
- the LOC124411482 gene encoding inner centromere protein A-like isoform X10 codes for MADNKEEISGLAEKRAGAAPEEASHRSSSAHNRHSIPKDVKRRSLYDEDSLDGDNSYDVQGRESVGSAKDTDRVKLVRDRQNEERQRKLEELRQQALAAQRFREQREEERRKRIDELRSRDNDRRNQVEERKRLIWEAEQERREAILRKNQEREARIEAKKKNEKSQIVFAFGSSTPRMLEPADTGGSTFWGTRRATSTTNVMMFTAAQPLTRRSSERELDGSKKRATSAGGLDRKPGEDMRMSSSMYEVFNWNASSDHHPPLTPAKTKRASLSLPPTCTTDVFDIDHKPAVQGRDSRPATIVNQRAVSGEDSDGTPGTPSSAYLRVNRRRTDLMPTIPSPRDVVPSTGRSSSAKAFARSPGRTYSMSRLDQLSQPRKRPSELSTLAEQQSQPLGASSMSRSMSHLAAAGIKSLKRSDNSRSMGTLPGSVPTPRPTRAERLRRRARDQQQQQQQQQQHQQQQHQQQQQGIRSGEVTPSSPSRPHSSLSQQSGSSVGSSNVSLRPRTTTPRRPRPASIAGTGVTVTERHNFIGDLKVTKDSKPPLPKVHSTPKKPSTPKAVGENVAKKPIDKLIKSTKASPRITPRATPLQSPGTEHPPVIQTNVAEFIKQEEQTEIKNGDPEIIEKHEEKLDYGTEKIEIKQESTTLKTNISNEVTTDVIPDARPVKAEPAIVPELSKEEKEKDSNPSKDLLAPQTLPEPVAPVVQAAVKPEKKEEKKEERKVDKKSPEPELKPDAESDEPVDMTASMIAKTRITTEEEAKAALAERRRLAREQAEREAELERQRIEEEARLEMERQRAEEEEQRRLEEESLRLASEARQAEEQRLRLAIEEAQRREEEDRKRREEEARQKLEKEEAEKKAREEAEKQRIEMAERLKKEEEERIARRKRVEAIMLRTRGKNQPNTPTKGEGGDGDKLKEDSPGDDNKGMSGEKGGDVMTASLISEATQQFIAGEQQALHIEHNSLSTAATTTTTTSSTTIQAPNPDTFLRNGTHSNGVNGGSNNLLLIDNAQGNGEGEINGHNHTNHGNHGNHGNGVNSLMNEPIPLDNAASVKQNNATNNLLDLSEFDTMSNTSSGAILDLTPKLANEDSINSNLNPTATAFNPLASPFVPATTGMNANDNTNPFLQDTFGNNKTQDNNQVPDLLS; via the exons CTGGAGCCGCTCCTGAGGAGGCTAGCCACAGGTCCAGCTCTGCACACAATCGCCACTCTATCCCTAAGG ATGTGAAGCGTCGCAGCCTCTACGATGAAGACTCCCTTGACGGCGACAATTCCTACGACGTTCAAG GGCGGGAGTCAGTCGGGAGCGCCAAAGATACGGATAGAGTAAAGCTGGTCCGTGACCGACAGAATGAGGAACGACAACGTAAGCTCGAGGAGCTTAGACAACAGGCCCTTGCTGCCCAACGGTTCAGGGAACAGCGCGAGGAAGAACGACGGAAACGAATCGACGAGCTTAGGTCGCGCGACAACGACAG GCGGAATCAGGTAGAAGAAAGGAAACGATTGATATGGGAGGCAGAGCAGGAACGACGCGAGGCTATTTTGCGGAAGAATCAGGAAAGAGAGGCTCGGATCGaagcgaagaagaaaaatgaaaagtcacAGATCGTCTTTGCCTTCGGTAGCTCGACGCCCCGGATGCTCGAGCCCGCGGATACCGGCGGTTCGACATTCTGGGGTACGCGAAGGGCCACCTCGACTACCAATGTCATGATGTTCACAGCCGCTCAACCTCTCACGAGGCGGTCATCCGAGAGAGAACTTGACGGCAGTAAGAAGAGAGCCACGTCTGCCGGTGGACTAGACCGCAAACCCGGCGAAG ATATGCGAATGTCTTCCTCAATGTACGAGGTGTTCAATTGGAACGCTAGTTCTGATCACCATCCTCCCTTAACTCCTGCAAAAACAAAGAGAGCCAGCCTCTCTCTGCCTCCTACATGCACCACCGACGTCTTTGACATCGACCATAAGCCCGCTGTTCAAGGTAGAGATTCTAGGCCTGCAACGATCGTTAATCAGCGAGCAGTCAGCG GTGAAGACAGCGACGGAACACCCGGAACTCCGAGTTCGGCATACCTCAGAGTGAACAGACGGCGCACAGATCTAATGCCGACCATACCGTCCCCCCGAGATGTCGTACCTTCGACTGGACGTAGCTCCAGTGCCAAGGCTTTCGCACGATCACCAGGTAGGACTTACTCCATGTCCAGGCTGGACCAATTATCACAGCCTAGAAAACGTCCCAGCGAGCTTAGCACACTGGCCGAACAACAGTCCCAGCCACTCGGGGCTTCTAGCATGAGTCGCAGCATGTCTCACTTGGCTGCAGCTGGAATCAAATCCCTTAAGCGATCCGATAATTCTCGTAGTATGGGTACTTTGCCAGGCTCAGTACCTACTCCAAGACCAACCAGAGCAGAAAGATTGCGACGTAGAGCTCGcgatcagcagcagcagcagcagcagcagcagcaacaccaacaacagcaacatcaacaacagcagcaag GTATTCGCAGCGGGGAGGTGACTCCGAGCAGCCCGTCGCGACCCCACAGCTCCTTGAGCCAGCAGAGCGGGAGCAGCGTAGGGAGCAGTAATGTCAGTCTGCGCCCTCGCACAACAACCCCGCGTCGTCCACGTCCCGCTTCCATCGCCGGAACTGGTGTTACTGTCACAGAGCGACACA ACTTTATTGGGGATCTCAAAGTGACGAAAGACTCGAAGCCTCCACTGCCAAAAGTTCACAGCACTCCAAAGAAACCGTCGACGCCCAAAGCTGTTGGTGAAAATGTAGCCAAGAAACCGATAGACAAATTGATCAAATCCACTAAAGCATCACCTAGAATAACTCCGAGAGCTACACCTCTTCAGAGCCCAGGCACCGAACATCCCCCCGTAATTCAAACGAACGTTGCTGAATTCATCAAGCAGGAAGAACAGACTGAGATTAAAAACGGTGATCCGGAGATCATTGAAAAACACGAGGAGAAACTCGACTATGGGACTGAAAAAATAGAA ATTAAGCAGGAGTCCACTACGTTGAAGACAAACATTAGCAACGAAGTGACGACTGATGTGATACCGGACGCTCGACCTGTCAAAGCAGAGCCAGCAATTGTACCGGAACTGTcaaaggaagagaaagagaaggactCGAATCCCTCTAAGGATCTTCTAGCTCCGCAAACTCTGCCCGAACCAGTTGCACCAGTTGTACAGGCAGCGGTCAAACCtgagaagaaggaggaaaagaAGGAGGAAAGAAAGGTGGATAAAAAATCTCCAGAGCCAGAACTGAAGCCTGATGCTGAAAGCGACGAACCTGTCGATATGACAG CTTCTATGATAGCTAAAACGCGAATCACAACGGAGGAAGAAGCCAAAGCAGCTTTGGCTGAACGTCGAAGACTTGCTCGAGAGCAAGCAGAGCGTGAAGCTGAACTGGAACGGCAAAGAATT GAGGAAGAAGCTCGCCTTGAAATGGAGCGACAGCGTGCGGAGGAAGAGGAGCAGCGTCGGCTTGAAGAAGAGTCATTGAGATTGGCAAGCGAGGCTCGTCAGGCTGAAGAACAACGACTAAGACTGGCTATTGAGGAAGCTCAAcggcgagaagaagaagatcgTAAGAGACGAGAAGAGGAGGCTCGCCAGAAgctggaaaaagaagaagctgAGAAAAAGGCTCGGGAAGAAGCTGAAAA GCAACGAATCGAAATGGCTGAACGCCTgaagaaggaggaagaggaaagaatTGCGAGACGGAAACGGGTCGAGGCAATAATGCTAAGGACTAGAGGAAAAAATCAACCCAACACACCGACAAAG GGTGAAGGTGGAGACGGAGATAAGCTAAAAGAGGACAGCCCTGGTGACGATAACAAGGGAATGTCTGGCGAGAAAGGTGGCGATGTAATGACGGCAAGTCTGATATCAGAGGCAACGCAGCAGTTTATTGCTGGTGAACAGCAAGCTCTTCACATCGAACACAATTCGCTatcaacagcagcaacaacaacaacaacaacatcaagCACTACGATTCAGGCTCCGAATCCCGACACTTTCTTGCGGAACGGAACTCATAGCAACGGCGTTAACGGCGGTAGCAATAATTTACTGCTCATCGATAACGCCCAGGGTAACGGCGAGGGTGAAATCAACGGACATAATCACACGAATCATGGAAATCACGGAAATCATGGGAACGGCGTTAATAGCCTCATGAACGAACCAATACCACTAGACAACGCGGCTTCTGT
- the LOC124411482 gene encoding ensconsin-like isoform X14, whose product MFSELCRETLRKAAVCYSSGRSASPSPSPPNSPPSSPAKEAKSSANLQLANATTSADLKDTSAPCRRTVVTPPTSISKERRPATPTDFSGRRSPGIEYRDARRSIYASSPERRRNEIVRGTTPSPGTSPEPIDEASTSEDEAGAAPEEASHRSSSAHNRHSIPKDVKRRSLYDEDSLDGDNSYDVQGRESVGSAKDTDRVKLVRDRQNEERQRKLEELRQQALAAQRFREQREEERRKRIDELRSRDNDRRNQVEERKRLIWEAEQERREAILRKNQEREARIEAKKKNEKSQIVFAFGSSTPRMLEPADTGGSTFWGTRRATSTTNVMMFTAAQPLTRRSSERELDGSKKRATSAGGLDRKPGEDMRMSSSMYEVFNWNASSDHHPPLTPAKTKRASLSLPPTCTTDVFDIDHKPAVQGRDSRPATIVNQRAVSGEDSDGTPGTPSSAYLRVNRRRTDLMPTIPSPRDVVPSTGRSSSAKAFARSPDFIGDLKVTKDSKPPLPKVHSTPKKPSTPKAVGENVAKKPIDKLIKSTKASPRITPRATPLQSPGTEHPPVIQTNVAEFIKQEEQTEIKNGDPEIIEKHEEKLDYGTEKIEIKQESTTLKTNISNEVTTDVIPDARPVKAEPAIVPELSKEEKEKDSNPSKDLLAPQTLPEPVAPVVQAAVKPEKKEEKKEERKVDKKSPEPELKPDAESDEPVDMTASMIAKTRITTEEEAKAALAERRRLAREQAEREAELERQRIEEEARLEMERQRAEEEEQRRLEEESLRLASEARQAEEQRLRLAIEEAQRREEEDRKRREEEARQKLEKEEAEKKAREEAEKQRIEMAERLKKEEEERIARRKRVEAIMLRTRGKNQPNTPTKGEGGDGDKLKEDSPGDDNKGMSGEKGGDVMTASLISEATQQFIAGEQQALHIEHNSLSTAATTTTTTSSTTIQAPNPDTFLRNGTHSNGVNGGSNNLLLIDNAQGNGEGEINGHNHTNHGNHGNHGNGVNSLMNEPIPLDNAASVKQNNATNNLLDLSEFDTMSNTSSGAILDLTPKLANEDSINSNLNPTATAFNPLASPFVPATTGMNANDNTNPFLQDTFGNNKTQDNNQVPDLLS is encoded by the exons ATGTTCTCCGAGTTGTGCCGGGAGACACTCAGGAAGGCTGCGGTATGCTACAGTTCTGGAAGATCGGCGAGTCCCTCACCGTCGCCGCCGAACTCGCCGCCATCATCTCCCGCCAAGGAAGCCAAGTCCTCTGCCAATCTTCAATTGGCAAATGCTACTACATCCGCAGACCTCAAGGACACCTCTGCTCCATGCAGAAGGACCGTCGTCACGCCGCCAACTTCCATATCCAAGGA AAGGCGGCCTGCTACTCCGACTGACTTTTCCGGAAGAAGATCACCAGGGATCGAGTACAGGGATGCTCGAAGATCCATCTACGCCTCTTCACCTGAACGTAGGCGCAACGAAATCGTTCGCGGTACAACTCCGTCGCCAGGAACATCTCCGGAACCCATTGATGAGGCTTCAACTTCGGAGGATGAAG CTGGAGCCGCTCCTGAGGAGGCTAGCCACAGGTCCAGCTCTGCACACAATCGCCACTCTATCCCTAAGG ATGTGAAGCGTCGCAGCCTCTACGATGAAGACTCCCTTGACGGCGACAATTCCTACGACGTTCAAG GGCGGGAGTCAGTCGGGAGCGCCAAAGATACGGATAGAGTAAAGCTGGTCCGTGACCGACAGAATGAGGAACGACAACGTAAGCTCGAGGAGCTTAGACAACAGGCCCTTGCTGCCCAACGGTTCAGGGAACAGCGCGAGGAAGAACGACGGAAACGAATCGACGAGCTTAGGTCGCGCGACAACGACAG GCGGAATCAGGTAGAAGAAAGGAAACGATTGATATGGGAGGCAGAGCAGGAACGACGCGAGGCTATTTTGCGGAAGAATCAGGAAAGAGAGGCTCGGATCGaagcgaagaagaaaaatgaaaagtcacAGATCGTCTTTGCCTTCGGTAGCTCGACGCCCCGGATGCTCGAGCCCGCGGATACCGGCGGTTCGACATTCTGGGGTACGCGAAGGGCCACCTCGACTACCAATGTCATGATGTTCACAGCCGCTCAACCTCTCACGAGGCGGTCATCCGAGAGAGAACTTGACGGCAGTAAGAAGAGAGCCACGTCTGCCGGTGGACTAGACCGCAAACCCGGCGAAG ATATGCGAATGTCTTCCTCAATGTACGAGGTGTTCAATTGGAACGCTAGTTCTGATCACCATCCTCCCTTAACTCCTGCAAAAACAAAGAGAGCCAGCCTCTCTCTGCCTCCTACATGCACCACCGACGTCTTTGACATCGACCATAAGCCCGCTGTTCAAGGTAGAGATTCTAGGCCTGCAACGATCGTTAATCAGCGAGCAGTCAGCG GTGAAGACAGCGACGGAACACCCGGAACTCCGAGTTCGGCATACCTCAGAGTGAACAGACGGCGCACAGATCTAATGCCGACCATACCGTCCCCCCGAGATGTCGTACCTTCGACTGGACGTAGCTCCAGTGCCAAGGCTTTCGCACGATCACCAG ACTTTATTGGGGATCTCAAAGTGACGAAAGACTCGAAGCCTCCACTGCCAAAAGTTCACAGCACTCCAAAGAAACCGTCGACGCCCAAAGCTGTTGGTGAAAATGTAGCCAAGAAACCGATAGACAAATTGATCAAATCCACTAAAGCATCACCTAGAATAACTCCGAGAGCTACACCTCTTCAGAGCCCAGGCACCGAACATCCCCCCGTAATTCAAACGAACGTTGCTGAATTCATCAAGCAGGAAGAACAGACTGAGATTAAAAACGGTGATCCGGAGATCATTGAAAAACACGAGGAGAAACTCGACTATGGGACTGAAAAAATAGAA ATTAAGCAGGAGTCCACTACGTTGAAGACAAACATTAGCAACGAAGTGACGACTGATGTGATACCGGACGCTCGACCTGTCAAAGCAGAGCCAGCAATTGTACCGGAACTGTcaaaggaagagaaagagaaggactCGAATCCCTCTAAGGATCTTCTAGCTCCGCAAACTCTGCCCGAACCAGTTGCACCAGTTGTACAGGCAGCGGTCAAACCtgagaagaaggaggaaaagaAGGAGGAAAGAAAGGTGGATAAAAAATCTCCAGAGCCAGAACTGAAGCCTGATGCTGAAAGCGACGAACCTGTCGATATGACAG CTTCTATGATAGCTAAAACGCGAATCACAACGGAGGAAGAAGCCAAAGCAGCTTTGGCTGAACGTCGAAGACTTGCTCGAGAGCAAGCAGAGCGTGAAGCTGAACTGGAACGGCAAAGAATT GAGGAAGAAGCTCGCCTTGAAATGGAGCGACAGCGTGCGGAGGAAGAGGAGCAGCGTCGGCTTGAAGAAGAGTCATTGAGATTGGCAAGCGAGGCTCGTCAGGCTGAAGAACAACGACTAAGACTGGCTATTGAGGAAGCTCAAcggcgagaagaagaagatcgTAAGAGACGAGAAGAGGAGGCTCGCCAGAAgctggaaaaagaagaagctgAGAAAAAGGCTCGGGAAGAAGCTGAAAA GCAACGAATCGAAATGGCTGAACGCCTgaagaaggaggaagaggaaagaatTGCGAGACGGAAACGGGTCGAGGCAATAATGCTAAGGACTAGAGGAAAAAATCAACCCAACACACCGACAAAG GGTGAAGGTGGAGACGGAGATAAGCTAAAAGAGGACAGCCCTGGTGACGATAACAAGGGAATGTCTGGCGAGAAAGGTGGCGATGTAATGACGGCAAGTCTGATATCAGAGGCAACGCAGCAGTTTATTGCTGGTGAACAGCAAGCTCTTCACATCGAACACAATTCGCTatcaacagcagcaacaacaacaacaacaacatcaagCACTACGATTCAGGCTCCGAATCCCGACACTTTCTTGCGGAACGGAACTCATAGCAACGGCGTTAACGGCGGTAGCAATAATTTACTGCTCATCGATAACGCCCAGGGTAACGGCGAGGGTGAAATCAACGGACATAATCACACGAATCATGGAAATCACGGAAATCATGGGAACGGCGTTAATAGCCTCATGAACGAACCAATACCACTAGACAACGCGGCTTCTGT
- the LOC124411482 gene encoding inner centromere protein A-like isoform X5, which yields MGTDEMDRGIPSSTLATLRGILVSSLSRENLGPHDLPINEKTNSNRSRVTRKVHFYEAGAAPEEASHRSSSAHNRHSIPKDVKRRSLYDEDSLDGDNSYDVQGRESVGSAKDTDRVKLVRDRQNEERQRKLEELRQQALAAQRFREQREEERRKRIDELRSRDNDRRNQVEERKRLIWEAEQERREAILRKNQEREARIEAKKKNEKSQIVFAFGSSTPRMLEPADTGGSTFWGTRRATSTTNVMMFTAAQPLTRRSSERELDGSKKRATSAGGLDRKPGEDMRMSSSMYEVFNWNASSDHHPPLTPAKTKRASLSLPPTCTTDVFDIDHKPAVQGRDSRPATIVNQRAVSGEDSDGTPGTPSSAYLRVNRRRTDLMPTIPSPRDVVPSTGRSSSAKAFARSPGRTYSMSRLDQLSQPRKRPSELSTLAEQQSQPLGASSMSRSMSHLAAAGIKSLKRSDNSRSMGTLPGSVPTPRPTRAERLRRRARDQQQQQQQQQQHQQQQHQQQQQGIRSGEVTPSSPSRPHSSLSQQSGSSVGSSNVSLRPRTTTPRRPRPASIAGTGVTVTERHNFIGDLKVTKDSKPPLPKVHSTPKKPSTPKAVGENVAKKPIDKLIKSTKASPRITPRATPLQSPGTEHPPVIQTNVAEFIKQEEQTEIKNGDPEIIEKHEEKLDYGTEKIEIKQESTTLKTNISNEVTTDVIPDARPVKAEPAIVPELSKEEKEKDSNPSKDLLAPQTLPEPVAPVVQAAVKPEKKEEKKEERKVDKKSPEPELKPDAESDEPVDMTASMIAKTRITTEEEAKAALAERRRLAREQAEREAELERQRIEEEARLEMERQRAEEEEQRRLEEESLRLASEARQAEEQRLRLAIEEAQRREEEDRKRREEEARQKLEKEEAEKKAREEAEKQRIEMAERLKKEEEERIARRKRVEAIMLRTRGKNQPNTPTKGEGGDGDKLKEDSPGDDNKGMSGEKGGDVMTASLISEATQQFIAGEQQALHIEHNSLSTAATTTTTTSSTTIQAPNPDTFLRNGTHSNGVNGGSNNLLLIDNAQGNGEGEINGHNHTNHGNHGNHGNGVNSLMNEPIPLDNAASVKQNNATNNLLDLSEFDTMSNTSSGAILDLTPKLANEDSINSNLNPTATAFNPLASPFVPATTGMNANDNTNPFLQDTFGNNKTQDNNQVPDLLS from the exons ATGGGTACAGACGAGATGGACAGGGGAATACCCAGCAGCACTTTAGCAACGTTGCGTGGAATCCTCGTCAGTTCTTTGTCTCGTGAAAATCTCGGACCTCACGATCTTCCGATAAACGAGAAAACCAACAGCAACAGATCACGTGTCACAAGGAAGGTGCACTTTTACgaag CTGGAGCCGCTCCTGAGGAGGCTAGCCACAGGTCCAGCTCTGCACACAATCGCCACTCTATCCCTAAGG ATGTGAAGCGTCGCAGCCTCTACGATGAAGACTCCCTTGACGGCGACAATTCCTACGACGTTCAAG GGCGGGAGTCAGTCGGGAGCGCCAAAGATACGGATAGAGTAAAGCTGGTCCGTGACCGACAGAATGAGGAACGACAACGTAAGCTCGAGGAGCTTAGACAACAGGCCCTTGCTGCCCAACGGTTCAGGGAACAGCGCGAGGAAGAACGACGGAAACGAATCGACGAGCTTAGGTCGCGCGACAACGACAG GCGGAATCAGGTAGAAGAAAGGAAACGATTGATATGGGAGGCAGAGCAGGAACGACGCGAGGCTATTTTGCGGAAGAATCAGGAAAGAGAGGCTCGGATCGaagcgaagaagaaaaatgaaaagtcacAGATCGTCTTTGCCTTCGGTAGCTCGACGCCCCGGATGCTCGAGCCCGCGGATACCGGCGGTTCGACATTCTGGGGTACGCGAAGGGCCACCTCGACTACCAATGTCATGATGTTCACAGCCGCTCAACCTCTCACGAGGCGGTCATCCGAGAGAGAACTTGACGGCAGTAAGAAGAGAGCCACGTCTGCCGGTGGACTAGACCGCAAACCCGGCGAAG ATATGCGAATGTCTTCCTCAATGTACGAGGTGTTCAATTGGAACGCTAGTTCTGATCACCATCCTCCCTTAACTCCTGCAAAAACAAAGAGAGCCAGCCTCTCTCTGCCTCCTACATGCACCACCGACGTCTTTGACATCGACCATAAGCCCGCTGTTCAAGGTAGAGATTCTAGGCCTGCAACGATCGTTAATCAGCGAGCAGTCAGCG GTGAAGACAGCGACGGAACACCCGGAACTCCGAGTTCGGCATACCTCAGAGTGAACAGACGGCGCACAGATCTAATGCCGACCATACCGTCCCCCCGAGATGTCGTACCTTCGACTGGACGTAGCTCCAGTGCCAAGGCTTTCGCACGATCACCAGGTAGGACTTACTCCATGTCCAGGCTGGACCAATTATCACAGCCTAGAAAACGTCCCAGCGAGCTTAGCACACTGGCCGAACAACAGTCCCAGCCACTCGGGGCTTCTAGCATGAGTCGCAGCATGTCTCACTTGGCTGCAGCTGGAATCAAATCCCTTAAGCGATCCGATAATTCTCGTAGTATGGGTACTTTGCCAGGCTCAGTACCTACTCCAAGACCAACCAGAGCAGAAAGATTGCGACGTAGAGCTCGcgatcagcagcagcagcagcagcagcagcagcaacaccaacaacagcaacatcaacaacagcagcaag GTATTCGCAGCGGGGAGGTGACTCCGAGCAGCCCGTCGCGACCCCACAGCTCCTTGAGCCAGCAGAGCGGGAGCAGCGTAGGGAGCAGTAATGTCAGTCTGCGCCCTCGCACAACAACCCCGCGTCGTCCACGTCCCGCTTCCATCGCCGGAACTGGTGTTACTGTCACAGAGCGACACA ACTTTATTGGGGATCTCAAAGTGACGAAAGACTCGAAGCCTCCACTGCCAAAAGTTCACAGCACTCCAAAGAAACCGTCGACGCCCAAAGCTGTTGGTGAAAATGTAGCCAAGAAACCGATAGACAAATTGATCAAATCCACTAAAGCATCACCTAGAATAACTCCGAGAGCTACACCTCTTCAGAGCCCAGGCACCGAACATCCCCCCGTAATTCAAACGAACGTTGCTGAATTCATCAAGCAGGAAGAACAGACTGAGATTAAAAACGGTGATCCGGAGATCATTGAAAAACACGAGGAGAAACTCGACTATGGGACTGAAAAAATAGAA ATTAAGCAGGAGTCCACTACGTTGAAGACAAACATTAGCAACGAAGTGACGACTGATGTGATACCGGACGCTCGACCTGTCAAAGCAGAGCCAGCAATTGTACCGGAACTGTcaaaggaagagaaagagaaggactCGAATCCCTCTAAGGATCTTCTAGCTCCGCAAACTCTGCCCGAACCAGTTGCACCAGTTGTACAGGCAGCGGTCAAACCtgagaagaaggaggaaaagaAGGAGGAAAGAAAGGTGGATAAAAAATCTCCAGAGCCAGAACTGAAGCCTGATGCTGAAAGCGACGAACCTGTCGATATGACAG CTTCTATGATAGCTAAAACGCGAATCACAACGGAGGAAGAAGCCAAAGCAGCTTTGGCTGAACGTCGAAGACTTGCTCGAGAGCAAGCAGAGCGTGAAGCTGAACTGGAACGGCAAAGAATT GAGGAAGAAGCTCGCCTTGAAATGGAGCGACAGCGTGCGGAGGAAGAGGAGCAGCGTCGGCTTGAAGAAGAGTCATTGAGATTGGCAAGCGAGGCTCGTCAGGCTGAAGAACAACGACTAAGACTGGCTATTGAGGAAGCTCAAcggcgagaagaagaagatcgTAAGAGACGAGAAGAGGAGGCTCGCCAGAAgctggaaaaagaagaagctgAGAAAAAGGCTCGGGAAGAAGCTGAAAA GCAACGAATCGAAATGGCTGAACGCCTgaagaaggaggaagaggaaagaatTGCGAGACGGAAACGGGTCGAGGCAATAATGCTAAGGACTAGAGGAAAAAATCAACCCAACACACCGACAAAG GGTGAAGGTGGAGACGGAGATAAGCTAAAAGAGGACAGCCCTGGTGACGATAACAAGGGAATGTCTGGCGAGAAAGGTGGCGATGTAATGACGGCAAGTCTGATATCAGAGGCAACGCAGCAGTTTATTGCTGGTGAACAGCAAGCTCTTCACATCGAACACAATTCGCTatcaacagcagcaacaacaacaacaacaacatcaagCACTACGATTCAGGCTCCGAATCCCGACACTTTCTTGCGGAACGGAACTCATAGCAACGGCGTTAACGGCGGTAGCAATAATTTACTGCTCATCGATAACGCCCAGGGTAACGGCGAGGGTGAAATCAACGGACATAATCACACGAATCATGGAAATCACGGAAATCATGGGAACGGCGTTAATAGCCTCATGAACGAACCAATACCACTAGACAACGCGGCTTCTGT